The following coding sequences are from one Vicugna pacos chromosome 11, VicPac4, whole genome shotgun sequence window:
- the ZRANB1 gene encoding ubiquitin thioesterase ZRANB1 isoform X5, translating into MLAILLTEVSQQAAKCIPAMVCPELTEQIRREIAASLHQRKGDFACYFLTDLVTFTLPADIEDLPPSVQEKLFDEVLDRDVQKELEEESPIINWSLELATRLDSRLYALWNRTAGDCLLDSVLQATWGIYDKDSVLRKALHDSLHDCSHWFYTRWKDWESWYSQSFGLHFSLREEQWQEDWAFILSLASQPGASLEQTHIFVLAHILRRPIIVYGVKYYKSFRGETLGYTRFQGVYLPLLWEQSFCWKSPIALGYTRGHFSALVAMENDGYGNRGAGANLNTDDDVTITFLPLVDSERKLLHVHFLSAQELGNEEQQEKLLREWLDCCVTEGGVLVAMQKSSRRRNHPLVTQMVEKWLDRYRQIRPCTSLSDGEEDEDDEDE; encoded by the exons gTGTCTCAGCAAGCTGCAAAGTGTATCCCAGCAATGGTGTGTCCTGAACTGACAGAGCAGATCCGGCGGGAGATAGCTGCCTCTCTCCATCAGAGAAAGGGCGATTTCGCTTGCTATTTTCTGACTGACCTTGTAACATTTACATTGCCAGCAG ATATTGAAGACTTGCCTCCATCAGtccaagaaaaattatttgatgaGGTGCTTGATAGAGATGTTCAAAAAG AGTTAGAAGAAGAATCTCCAATTATAAACTGGTCCTTGGAATTGGCTACACGTTTGGATAGTCGACTGTATGCACTTTGGAACCGGACTGCAGGAGACTGCTTACTTGATTCAGTACTACAAGCCACCTGGGGCATTTACGACAAGGACTCGGTGCTTCGGAAAGCCCTGCATGACAGCCTGCATGACTGTTCCCATTG GTTTTATACTCGTTGGAAAGATTGGGAATCCTGGTATTCTCAGAGCTTTGGTTTACATTTTTCCCTGAGAGAAGAGCAGTGGCAAGAAGACTGGGCATTTATACTCTCTCTTGCTAGTCAG CCTGGAGCAAGTTTGGAACAGACTCACATTTTTGTACTTGCACATATTCTTAGACGACCAATTATAGTTTATGGAGTGAAATATTATAAAAGTTTCCGGGGAGAAACTTTAGGATATACTCGGTTTCAAG GTGTTTATTTGCCTTTGTTGTGGGAACAGAGTTTTTGTTGGAAAAGTCCGATTGCTCTGGGCTATACAAGGGGCCACTTCTCTGCTTTGGTTGCCATGGAGAATGATGGCTATGGTAACCGAGGTGCTGGTGCTAACTTGAACACCGATGACGATGTCACCATCACGTTTCTGCCTCTGGTTGACAGTGAGAGGAAGTTACTCCATGTGCACTTCCTTTCTGCTCAGGAG CTAGGTAATGAGGAACAGCAAGAAAAACTGCTCAGGGAGTGGCTGGACTGCTGTGTGACTGAGGGGGGAGTTCTTGTTGCCATGCAGAAAAGCTCTCGGCGGCGAAATCACCCCCTGGTCACGCAAATGGTAGAAAAATGGCTTGACCGCTACCGACAGATCCGGCCTTGTACATCCCTGTCTGATGGAGAGGAAGATGAAGATGATgaagatgaatga